One part of the Arabidopsis thaliana chromosome 4, partial sequence genome encodes these proteins:
- a CDS encoding Plant invertase/pectin methylesterase inhibitor superfamily protein (Plant invertase/pectin methylesterase inhibitor superfamily protein; FUNCTIONS IN: enzyme inhibitor activity, pectinesterase activity; INVOLVED IN: biological_process unknown; LOCATED IN: endomembrane system; CONTAINS InterPro DOMAIN/s: Pectinesterase inhibitor (InterPro:IPR006501); BEST Arabidopsis thaliana protein match is: Plant invertase/pectin methylesterase inhibitor superfamily protein (TAIR:AT1G11593.1); Has 30201 Blast hits to 17322 proteins in 780 species: Archae - 12; Bacteria - 1396; Metazoa - 17338; Fungi - 3422; Plants - 5037; Viruses - 0; Other Eukaryotes - 2996 (source: NCBI BLink).) yields the protein MVAYVDKNFSLACFLVLLLFVDSSYARFNTLVTKDQIHTICTKQDINSSYCFQVLNANPEIARLDFPSLFKFVLNYQAQNISDKLKQFKLSGGYTNLIKELSKILLVILECFISKKKEYCNRDL from the exons atggttGCTTACGTCGATAAAAACTTTTCATTGgcttgttttttggttttacttctttttgttgactCATCGTATGCAAGGTTTAATACGTTGGTTACAAAAGATCAGATCCACACCATATGCACCAAACAAGATATCAATTCTTCATATTGTTTTCAAGTTCTAAACGCAAATCCTGAAATTGCTAGATTAGATTTTCCTAGTCTCTTCAAATTTGTGCTTAATTATCAGGCtcaaaatatttcagataAGCTGAAGCAATTTAAATTATCAGGAGGCTACAC taatttgattaaagaatTGTCTAAGATTCTCTTAGTGATTCTAGAATGTTTCataagtaagaaaaaagaatattgtAATAGAGatctataa
- a CDS encoding Plant invertase/pectin methylesterase inhibitor superfamily protein (Plant invertase/pectin methylesterase inhibitor superfamily protein; FUNCTIONS IN: enzyme inhibitor activity, pectinesterase activity; INVOLVED IN: biological_process unknown; LOCATED IN: endomembrane system; CONTAINS InterPro DOMAIN/s: Pectinesterase inhibitor (InterPro:IPR006501); BEST Arabidopsis thaliana protein match is: Plant invertase/pectin methylesterase inhibitor superfamily protein (TAIR:AT1G11593.1); Has 30201 Blast hits to 17322 proteins in 780 species: Archae - 12; Bacteria - 1396; Metazoa - 17338; Fungi - 3422; Plants - 5037; Viruses - 0; Other Eukaryotes - 2996 (source: NCBI BLink).) yields the protein MVAYVDKNFSLACFLVLLLFVDSSYARFNTLVTKDQIHTICTKQDINSSYCFQVLNANPEIARLDFPSLFKFVLNYQAQNISDKLKQFKLSGGYTPGVESKYNLCIEFYENSFDRRDEALRYLAAKDYGSVNTMVGGTAINMFNCADDLSTMKPVPQFFVTESNLIKELSKILLVILECFISKKKEYCNRDL from the coding sequence atggttGCTTACGTCGATAAAAACTTTTCATTGgcttgttttttggttttacttctttttgttgactCATCGTATGCAAGGTTTAATACGTTGGTTACAAAAGATCAGATCCACACCATATGCACCAAACAAGATATCAATTCTTCATATTGTTTTCAAGTTCTAAACGCAAATCCTGAAATTGCTAGATTAGATTTTCCTAGTCTCTTCAAATTTGTGCTTAATTATCAGGCtcaaaatatttcagataAGCTGAAGCAATTTAAATTATCAGGAGGCTACACGCCGGGTGTTGAATCTAAATATAACTTATGTATagaattttatgaaaattctTTCGACCGGCGTGATGAAGCCCTCAGATATTTGGCTGCCAAAGACTATGGCAGCGTAAACACTATGGTCGGTGGAACGGCGATAAATATGTTCAACTGTGCTGATGATTTGTCAACAATGAAGCCAGTACCACAATTTTTTGTGACGGAAAgtaatttgattaaagaatTGTCTAAGATTCTCTTAGTGATTCTAGAATGTTTCataagtaagaaaaaagaatattgtAATAGAGatctataa
- a CDS encoding Nucleotide/sugar transporter family protein (Nucleotide/sugar transporter family protein; CONTAINS InterPro DOMAIN/s: Protein of unknown function DUF250 (InterPro:IPR004853); BEST Arabidopsis thaliana protein match is: glucose-6-phosphate/phosphate translocator 2 (TAIR:AT1G61800.1); Has 691 Blast hits to 691 proteins in 133 species: Archae - 0; Bacteria - 2; Metazoa - 114; Fungi - 7; Plants - 475; Viruses - 0; Other Eukaryotes - 93 (source: NCBI BLink).) gives MISSIKPVLPSLTAIVGIGIYFAIWWALNGVFNNYNKKVLNAFPYLWLTLTLSLACGSLMMLVSWVALAHTIGHVEAIVSMSKVVVSFTHTSSKAVRQPLASLSQASSWARCALAAVMELNFNMIGFMGAMISNLAFVFRNIFSKKGMKGKSVSVMNYYACLSMMSLLIVTPFANSVEGPQMWADGWQNDVSKSDQTLSSKWVVAHSVFYHLYNQVSYIPRCLNHHLPNPLKHVNALGAAIAILGTFIYSQIKNRVKKNHILLVLCLGMLEPLVITL, from the exons ATGATTTCCTCAATTAAACCGGTTTTACCTTCCTTAACTGCAATCGTCGGC ATTGGGATCTATTTCGCAATTTGGTGGGCATTGAACGGTGTGTTCAATAACTACAACAAGAAGGTTTTGAATGCTTTTCCTTACTTGTGGCTAACTTTGACGCTTTCTCTTGCTTGTGGCTCTTTGATGATGCTTGTCTCTTGG GTGGCTTTGGCGCATACAATTGGACATGTTGAAGCGATAGTGAGTATGTCTAAAGTAGTAGTGTCCTTCACACACACATCATCAAAAGCAGTGAGGCAGCCTTTAGCGTCCTTGTCTCAAGCCTCTTCTTGGGCGA GATGTGCTCTTGCTGCTGTTATGGAGCTCAACTTCAATATGATAG GGTTTATGGGGGCAATGATATCGAATTTGGCGTTTGTGTTTCGTAACATATTCTCAAAGAAGGGAATGAAGGGGAAGTCAGTGAGTGTGATGAATTACTATGCTTGCTTATCTATGATGTCTCTTCTCATTGTTACTCCTTTCGCCAATTCTGTGGAAGGTCCCCAAATGTGGGCTGATGGTTGGCAAAACGATGTCTCTAAATCGGACCAAACTTTGTCTAGTAA GTGGGTAGTGGCACATAGTGTTTTCTACCATTTGTATAATCAAGTCTCATACAT TCCTCGTTGCCtcaatcatcatcttccaaaCCCTCTTAAACATGTCAATGCCCTGGGTGCTGCCATCGCGATTCTTGGAACTTTCATTTATTCTCAGATAAAAAATAGagtgaagaaaaatcatattctGCTTGTTCTTTGTCTAGGAATGCTTGAACCTTTAGTGATAACTCTATGA
- the PFA-DSP4 gene encoding Phosphotyrosine protein phosphatases superfamily protein (Phosphotyrosine protein phosphatases superfamily protein; FUNCTIONS IN: phosphatase activity, protein tyrosine phosphatase activity, phosphoprotein phosphatase activity; INVOLVED IN: dephosphorylation; LOCATED IN: cellular_component unknown; EXPRESSED IN: 22 plant structures; EXPRESSED DURING: 13 growth stages; CONTAINS InterPro DOMAIN/s: Protein-tyrosine phosphatase, active site (InterPro:IPR016130), Dual-specific/protein-tyrosine phosphatase, conserved region (InterPro:IPR000387), Protein-tyrosine phosphatase, dual specificity phosphatase, eukaryotic (InterPro:IPR020428), Protein-tyrosine phosphatase, SIW14-like (InterPro:IPR004861); BEST Arabidopsis thaliana protein match is: Phosphotyrosine protein phosphatases superfamily protein (TAIR:AT1G05000.1); Has 30201 Blast hits to 17322 proteins in 780 species: Archae - 12; Bacteria - 1396; Metazoa - 17338; Fungi - 3422; Plants - 5037; Viruses - 0; Other Eukaryotes - 2996 (source: NCBI BLink).), giving the protein MTLESYAGDVHTVPQSENSMEERGGGELFVPPLNFAMVDNGIFRSGFPEPVSFSFLQSLRLKSIIYLCPEAYPEVNREFAKSNGIQVFQFGIERCKEPFVNIPDEVIREALQVLLDTENHPVLIHCKSGKHRTGCLVGCVRKIQRWCLSSIFDEYQRFAAAKARISDQRFMELFDISNLKHTPLSFSCSKRYTNTIDY; this is encoded by the exons ATGACGTTAGAGAGTTACGCCGGCGATGTTCACACGGTACCACAATCGGAGAACTCGATGGAGGAGAGAGGCGGCGGTGAGCTTTTCGTGCCACCTCTTAACTTCGCTATGGTCGATAATGGAATTTTCCGTTCTGGTTTTCCTGAACCCGTCAGTTTCAGCTTTCTCCAGTCTTTGCGTCTCAAATCCATCAT ATATTTGTGTCCTGAGGCATATCCAGAGGTGAATAGAGAGTTTGCAAAATCAAATGGGATCCAAGTTTTTCAATTTGGAATTGAAAGATGCAAG GAACCATTTGTTAATATCCCTGACGAGGTAATCCGAGAAGCCTTACAAGTACTTCTAG ATACAGAGAATCATCCTGTCTTGATTCATTGCAAAAGTGGAAAG CATCGGACGGGATGTCTTGTAGGTTGTGTGAGGAAGATTCAAAGATGGTGTTTGTCTTCTATCTTCGACGAGTACCAAAGATTCGCAGCTGCGAAAGCTAGAATCTCAGACCAGAGATTCATGGAGCTCTTTGACATCTCCAATCTAAAGCATACACCACTTTCCTTCTCATGCTCCAAGAGGTATACTAATACTATTGAttactga
- a CDS encoding RING/U-box superfamily protein (RING/U-box superfamily protein; FUNCTIONS IN: zinc ion binding; INVOLVED IN: biological_process unknown; LOCATED IN: cellular_component unknown; CONTAINS InterPro DOMAIN/s: Zinc finger, RING-type (InterPro:IPR001841), Zinc finger, C3HC4 RING-type (InterPro:IPR018957); BEST Arabidopsis thaliana protein match is: RING/U-box superfamily protein (TAIR:AT4G22250.1); Has 1224 Blast hits to 1224 proteins in 176 species: Archae - 0; Bacteria - 0; Metazoa - 580; Fungi - 72; Plants - 352; Viruses - 38; Other Eukaryotes - 182 (source: NCBI BLink).) gives MSQLGVETSQAQPETPQSTTFLDLLRLQMDGLDRSRRRKRTLKERLGFKRIGCCGPTWGLRLTSNTGEDDDEPFENRLVSGSDHVTGPLNQGMNLATALAAERNYRTEETEASGSLTPLKVSLMRLLEETAERVVVEENETERVTASASSTVRGVNNDSVCCVCMGRKKGAAFIPCGHTFCRVCSREVWLNRGSCPLCNRPIIEILDIY, from the coding sequence ATGAGTCAACTCGGTGTTGAAACTAGTCAAGCCCAGCCGGAGACGCCACAGTCAACGACATTTCTCGATTTGCTCCGACTCCAAATGGACGGTCTCGATCGAAGTAGGAGAAGGAAACGAACTCTTAAAGAACGGCTAGGATTCAAACGAATTGGATGCTGTGGACCAACTTGGGGTCTCCGGTTAACAAGTAACACTGGCGAAGACGACGACGAGCCATTTGAAAACCGGCTTGTTTCCGGGTCGGATCATGTAACGGGTCCGTTAAATCAAGGTATGAATCTCGCAACGGCGTTAGCAGCGGAGAGAAATTACCGAACGGAGGAAACGGAAGCATCAGGGAGTTTAACGCCGTTAAAAGTGTCGTTAATGAGATTGCTCGAAGAAACGGCGGAGAGAGTCGTCGTTGAAGAGAATGAAACGGAGAGAGTAACGGCGTCGGCGTCGTCGACGGTTAGAGGAGTTAATAATGATTCGGTGTGTTGCGTGTGCATGGGAAGGAAGAAAGGAGCAGCGTTTATCCCATGTGGACATACTTTTTGCAGAGTGTGTTCTCGAGAGGTGTGGCTTAATCGAGGATCGTGTCCTCTTTGTAACCGTCCGATCATCGAGATCCTCGACATTTATTGA